A single Thermodesulfobacteriota bacterium DNA region contains:
- a CDS encoding dodecin family protein: protein MGDPRVARVTEIIAGSPKGFEDAVKIGFARATKTLRGITGLRIIEFRVAVENSKIAEYRVRMEVIFVLET from the coding sequence ATGGGAGATCCAAGGGTGGCAAGGGTGACGGAAATTATCGCAGGTTCTCCAAAAGGGTTTGAGGACGCCGTAAAGATCGGGTTTGCCCGTGCGACCAAGACCCTGAGGGGAATCACAGGACTGCGGATCATCGAGTTCCGGGTCGCGGTCGAGAATTCAAAGATTGCGGAATACCGCGTCAGAATGGAAGTGATCTTCGTCCTCGAAACCTGA